From the Hypomesus transpacificus isolate Combined female unplaced genomic scaffold, fHypTra1 scaffold_160, whole genome shotgun sequence genome, one window contains:
- the LOC124488998 gene encoding protocadherin alpha-2-like translates to MDKLSLSGFVLFSTAMGRQRQRASVFIPCVALLCLADWSAAQISYSVSEEVDKGTFVGNLAKDLNLNLQELDSRSLRIVSGHSKTYFDADLKTGIVYVNERIDREELCPNTVKCSLNIEAILNNPMHLSRIEVNILDINDNTPYFLEELHLLNITEAAYPGERYPLPIANDADTGTNAIKSYNLSPNEHFTLDIQSGGEQSLSAELVLQKALDREKQPVIQLILTALDGGKPHRTGTLQITIYVEDVNDNVPTFSKPLYKVSVPENVSLGTQILRLTATDLDEGINGEIVYSLVGRGGSRNADAFAIHPETGVITVKVNLDYEETAAYEIRAEAMDRGHSSRKTYCKILVDLVDVNDNAPEITVTSLMSPVKEDSEIGTVVALVTVSDKDAKQNGLTKCSLVGPVPFKLKSNYKNYYSLVVDGSLDRESVSQYSVRITATDEGTPPLSSTSIFTVHVSDVNDNAPRFSEPLINVYVKENSPVGAVINTMTALDPDLHENAKITYSLLDSFSTIISIMSAVNVNSETGEIVSLQSFNYEELKSFQFKVQATDSGVPPLSSNVTVNVFILDENDNSPGILAPYSEHGSVNSENIPYSAEAGYFVAKIRAVDVDSGYNALLSYQISEPKGTNLFRIGTSTGEIRTRRRMSDNDLKTHPLVVLVSDNGEPSLSATVSIDVVVVESTGEIQTQFRHVPVTDESFSDLNLYLFIAIASVSVIFLMSLISLIAVKCHRTEGTFNGYSPPMITTHPDGTWSYSETTQQYDVCFNSDTLKSDVAVFPAPFPPVDSELISINEGDTFNRTQTLPNKEKVCKAGYVSQHDVIEVLVSLTL, encoded by the coding sequence ATGGATAAATTATCCCTGTCTGGATTCGTGTTGTTTTCAACAGCAATGGGTCGTCAAAGACAAAGAGCAAGTGTGTTCATTCCTTGCGTCGCGCTGCTTTGTTTAGCTGACTGGTCTGCAGCGCAGATATCCTACTCCGTATCGGAGGAGGTTGACAAAGGGACATTCGTGGGGAATCTTGCAAAGGATTTAAATCTTAACTTACAGGAACTGGATTCTAGGAGTCTTAGGATCGTTTCTGGACACAGTAAAACATACTTTGATGCGGATTTAAAAACTGGAATAGTTTACGTCAACGAGAGGATAGACAGAGAGGAGCTCTGTCCGAACACGGTAAAGTGCTCGTTAAACATTGAGGCAATATTAAACAATCCTATGCATCTCAGTCGCATTGAAGTTAATATTTTAGACATAAATGATAACACTCCATATTTCCTAGAAGAACTACACTTACTGAATATAACTGAAGCTGCATACCCTGGTGAAAGGTATCCTCTGCCGATAGCAAACGACGCAGATACTGGAACTAACGCCATCAAAAGCTACAATCTGAGCCCAAATGAACATTTCACATTGGATATACAAAGCGGGGGAGAGCAAAGTCTGTCTGCCGAGTTAGTGTTACAAAAAGCtctggacagagagaaacagccgGTGATTCAGCTCATTTTGACTGCTCTAGATGGAGGAAAACCTCATAGAACAGGGACTTTACAGATCACTATATATGTAGAAGATGTTAATGACAATGTGCCTACGTTTAGCAAGCCGCTTTACAAGGTTAGTGTTCCTGAAAATGTTTCATTAGGAACACAAATATTACGGCTGACCGCTACAGACCTTGACGAAGGTATAAATGGCGAGATTGTGTATTCTCTGGTAGGGCGAGGTGGTTCAAGAAATGCGGATGCATTTGCTATCCATCCAGAAACCGGCGTGATAACAGTTAAGGTTAATTTAGATTACGAAGAGACGGCTGCTTATGAAATCAGAGCAGAGGCCATGGATCGCGGACATTCATCAAGGAAAACATATTGTAAAATTTTAGTTGATCTCGTAGATGTTAACGACAATGCCCCTGAAATCACGGTGACGTCACTCATGAGCCCAGTAAAAGAGGATTCTGAGATAGGCACAGTGGTCGCTTTGGTGACAGTGTCAGACAAGGACGCAAAACAGAATGGCCTCACCAAGTGTAGCTTAGTTGGGCCTGTACCTTTTAAATTGAAGTCCAATTATAAGAACTATTATTCTTTAGTTGTTGACGGGTCTCTGGACAGAGAAAGTGTCTCTCAGTATAGCGTCAGAATCACAGCTACGGATGAAGGCACTCCACCGCTCTCCAGCACCAGCATTTTTACTGTACACGTGTCTGATGTCAATGATAACGCACCACGCTTCTCAGAACCGCTGATTAATGTTTATGTTAAAGAGAACAGTCCAGTTGGAGCTGTCATAAACACAATGACTGCTTTGGATCCAGATCTGCATGAAAATGCTAAAATAACATATTCATTGTTGGACAGTTTTTCGACAATAATCTCAATAATGTCTGCTGTAAATGTGAACTCAGAGACTGGAGAAATAGTCAGCCTGCAGTCTTTTAACTATGAGGAGTTAAAATCGTTCCAGTTTAAAGTTCAGGCCACAGACTCTGGTGTCCCTCCGCTCAGCAGCAACGTCACCGTTAACGTTTTTATCCTGGATGAAAATGACAACAGTCCCGGAATTCTTGCACCCTATTCTGAGCACGGCTCTGTTAACTCTGAAAACATTCCATACTCTGCTGAAGCGGGCTACTTTGTGGCCAAGATCAGGGCTGTAGATGTAGACTCAGGCTACAATGCGCTGCTTTCTTATCAAATCTCTGAGCCCAAAGGAACCAACCTCTTCCGCATTGGAACCAGCACAGGAGAGATACGGACTAGGAGGCGAATGAGTGACAATGACCTGAAAACTCACCCGTTGGTGGTGTTGGTTTCTGACAACGGAGAGCCTTCACTGTCAGCGACGGTGTCTATTGATGTAGTGGTGGTTGAAAGCACAGGTGAAATCCAGACTCAATTCAGACATGTGCCAGTAACGGATGAAAGTTTCTCTGATTTAAACCTGTATTTGTTTATCGCCATTGCCTCGGTGTCAGTGATCTTTTTAATGagtcttatcagtttaatagctGTAAAATGCCACAGGACAGAGGGCACTTTCAACGGATACAGCCCTCCAATGATCACCACACATCCTGACGGGACCTGGTCATACTCTGAAACAACTCAGCAGTATGACGTGTGTTTCAactcagacacactgaagagtgACGTGGCGGTGTTTCCTGCACCGTTTCCACCTGTAGATTCAGAGTTGATCAGTATTAATGAAGGAGACACTTTTAACCGGACCCAAACATTACCCAACAAAGAAAAGGTATGTAAAGCAGGCTATGTTAGTCAACATGATGTGATCGAAGTCCTAGTGTCCTTAACATTGTGA
- the LOC124488996 gene encoding protocadherin alpha-8-like translates to MDVNYRWKCFLFQLVHLWSISSAQIVYSISEESSPGTVVGPLARDLNLDVSELENRGFQISGPNKRFFDANVKTGVLSVRDRIDKDELCSRSVKCFLELEAIVNSPLNLYRFEVNVLDINDNAPSFRTSKTYLNVSESAFSGERFTLPSAYDADVGANAVKSYKLSPNEHFSLDVQSGGDQSVSAELVLHKALDREKQPVIKLTLTAVDGGKPPRSGTLQIIVNVQDVNDNIPIFSKALYKARIPENTLYDASVITVQAQDSDEGLNGEIIYSFINHDNDKSFDVFAINSATGEITVKGQLDHEQNNAIEIRVQAKDRGQNPRASHCKVLVEIIDVNDNPPEISITSLVDMVRENALLGTMVGLITVKDNDADKNGAIQLNIVGSVPFTIKNSYKNHYSLVVDGPLDRESVSQHNVTVIATDEGTPPLSSISIITVQVSDVNDNAPRFSESLINIYVKENSPVGDIIHTLTAIDPDSNENAKTAYTLLDGGPKTFPISSAININSETGDIVSLQSFNYEETKTFQFKVQATDSGVPPLSSNVTVNVYVLDENDNSPGILPPYAEHGSVNSENIPYSAEAGYFVAKIRAVDADSGYNALLSYHISEPKGTNLFRIGTSTGEIRTKRRMGDNDLKIHPMVVLVSDNGEPSLSATVSIDVAVVESTGEIKIQFRHVPLKEESFSDLNLYLLIAISSVSVVFLLSLISLIAVKCHKTEDSFNRYSPPMITTHPDGSWSYSKSTQQYDVCFSSDTLKSDVVVFPAPFPPVDAELISINEGDTFNRTQTLPNKDKV, encoded by the coding sequence ATGGATGTTAATTACCGTTGGAAATGTTTCCTCTTCCAGCTTGTTCACCTATGGAGTATCTCTTCCGCGCAGATTGTATATTCCATTTCGGAGGAATCAAGTCCGGGCACCGTTGTGGGACCTTTGGCGAGGGATTTAAATTTGGATGTATCCGAATTAGAAAATCGCGGGTTTCAAATATCTGGGCCAAATAAGAGGTTTTTCGATGCAAACGTGAAGACGGGCGTTTTATCGGTGAGGGATAGAATAGATAAGGATGAGCTATGCTCCCGAAGTGTGAAGTGTTTTTTAGAACTGGAAGCCATTGTGAACTCGCCATTGAATCTATACCGCTTTGAGGTTAATGTTTTGGATATAAATGATAATGCACCCTCTTTTCGGACATCCAAGACATATTTGAATGTATCAGAATCTGCGTTTTCAGGTGAGAGGTTTACATTACCGAGTGCCTATGACGCAGATGTCGGTGCTAACGCAGTAAAGAGCTACAAGCTGAGCCCGAATGAACATTTCTCCCTAGATGTACAGAGCGGAGGAGACCAGAGTGTGTCTGCTGAGTTAGTGCTGCATAAAGCCTTGGATAGAGAGAAACAGCCTGTTATAAAGCTAACTCTGACCGCGGTAGACGGAGGAAAACCTCCAAGATCAGGGACATTACAGATCATTGTTAATGTCCAGGATGTTAATGACAATATTCCCATATTTAGCAAAGCCCTTTATAAAGCTAGAATACCCGAGAACACACTATACGATGCTTCTGTTATCACGGTTCAGGCTCAAGATTCAGATGAAGGGCTGAATGGAGAAATAATATACTCATTCATTAACCATGACAATGACAAAAGCTTTGACGTATTTGCCATAAATTCAGCCACCGGCGAGATCACAGTAAAAGGCCAGTTAGATCACGAACAAAACAATGCCATTGAAATTAGAGTCCAAGCTAAAGACAGAGGGCAAAACCCAAGAGCTTCTCATTGTAAAGTATTGGTAGAAATTATTGACGTGAATGACAATCCACCCGAGATATCAATAACATCTTTAGTTGACATGGTAAGAGAGAATGCATTGTTAGGGACAATGGTTGGTCTGATAACTGTCAAAGACAATGACGCTGATAAAAATGGCGCCATACAGCTGAATATAGTTGGATCTGTACCATTTACAATTAAGAACTCTTATAAAAATCATTATTCATTAGTTGTAGACGGACCCCTTGACAGAGAGAGTGTTTCTCAACATAACGTCACCGTTATAGCTACAGATGAAGGAACCCCGCCTCTCTCCAGCATCAGCATTATTACTGTACAGGTTTCTGATGTTAATGACAACGCGCCACGCTTCTCAGAATCACTGATTAATATTTATGTTAAAGAGAACAGTCCAGTCGGAGATATAATTCATACCCTAACTGCAATTGATCcagattcaaatgaaaatgcaaagaCAGCTTACACATTATTAGACGGTGGACCAAAAACCTTTCCAATATCCTCAGCTATCAATATAAATTCAGAGACCGGTGACATAGTCAGCCTGCAGTCTTTTAACTATGAAGAGACAAAAACGTTTCAGTTCAAAGTTCAGGCCACAGACTCTGGTGTTCCTCCGCTCAGCAGCAACGTCACCGTGAACGTTTATGTCCTGGATGAAAATGACAACAGTCCCGGGATTCTCCCACCCTACGCTGAACACGGCTCTGTTAACTCTGAGAACATTCCCTACTCTGCTGAAGCGGGCTATTTTGTGGCCAAGATCAGGGCTGTAGACGCAGACTCTGGCTACAATGCGTTGCTTTCTTATCACATCTCTGAGCCCAAGGGAACCAACCTCTTCCGCATCGGAACCAGCACAGGAGAGATACGGACTAAGAGGAGAATGGGTGACAATGACCTGAAAATTCACCCGATGGTGGTGTTGGTTTCTGATAACGGAGAGCCCTCACTGTCAGCCACGGTGTCTATCGATGTAGCTGTGGTTGAAAGCACAGGAGAAATCAAGATTCAATTCAGACATGTGCCGCTAAAAGAGGAGAGCTTCTCTGATTTAAACTTGTATTTGCTGATCGCCATTTCTTCGGTGTCAGTCGTATTTCTACTGAGCCTCATCAGTTTAATAGCTGTAAAATGCCACAAGACGGAAGACAGTTTCAATAGATACAGCCCCCCAATGATCACCACACACCCTGACGGAAGCTGGTCGTACTCTAAATCTACTCAGCAGTATGACGTGTGTTTCAGTTCAGACACATTGAAGAGTGACGTAGTGGTGTTCCCTGCACCGTTTCCACCTGTGGATGCGGAGTTGATCAGTATTAACGAAGGAGACACTTTTAACCGGACTCAGACATTACCCAACAAAGACAAGGTATGA
- the LOC124488997 gene encoding protocadherin alpha-2-like produces the protein MACRRQRKCVWIQCFAVLCLADWSAAQISYSVSEEVDKGTFVGNLTKDLNLNVHELESRNIRIVSSHNKRYFEANLKTGIVYVNERIDREELCPNTVKCVLNVEAILSNPMLLRRIEVPILDINDNAPAFLEQYHIFNISESTSAGDRYPLPTAIDADTGSNSVKSYKLSPNEHFSLDVQSGGDQSVSAELMLQKPLDREKQPIIKLTLTAVDGGKPPRSGTLQIVVNVVDVNDNTPTFSKTLYKISVKENVVIGMNILTLEATDEDEGQNADIIYSFMKRGGNAADKFSIDSKSGAITVNSYLDHEDNAAYELRVQATDQGHSPRSGYSKILVEVIDINDNAPEISVTSLMSPVKENAEIGTVVALVTVTDKDGGNSGITNCKLRGTTPFKLKSNYKNYYSLVVDDSLDRENVSQYNVTITAADEGTPPLSSTSVITVHVSDVNDNMPHFSEQMVNVYVRENSPVGAVVYTLTAFDPDLDENAKIIYSVDSSSKSFEMSSAVNINSETGDIISLQSFNYEELKTFQFKVQATDSGVPPLSSNVTVNVYILDENDNSPGILPPYAEHGSVNSENIPYSAEAGNFVAKIRAVDADSGYNALLSYQISEPKGTNLFRIGTSTGEIRTKRRMSDNDLKTHPLVVLVSDNGEPSLSATVSIDVVVVESTGEIQTQFKHVPLKEDIFSDLNLYLLIAIASVSVVFLLSLISLIAVKCHRTEGTFNGYSPPIITTHPDGSWSYSKSTQQYDVCFSSDTLKSDVVVFPAPFPPVDGELISINGGDTFNRTQTLPSKEKVR, from the coding sequence ATGGCTTGTCGAAGACAAAGAAAATGCGTTTGGATTCAATGTTTCGCCGTTCTTTGTTTAGCTGACTGGTCTGCAGCACAGATATCTTACTCCGTATCAGAGGAGGTGGACAAAGGCACGTTTGTGGGGAATCTCACGAAGGATTTAAACCTAAACGTACATGAACTGGAATCTCGGAATATTCGCATTGTTTCGAGCCACAATAAGAGATATTTTGAGGCGAATTTGAAAACGGGAATTGTGTACGTTAACGAAAGAATAGACCGAGAGGAACTTTGTCCAAATACGGTAAAGTGTGTATTAAACGTTGAGGCTATACTGAGTAACCCCATGCTTCTCCGTCGTATTGAAGTGCCAATTTTAGATATTAATGATAATGCACCAGCATTTCTTGAACAATATCATATTTTCAACATATCAGAGTCGACGTCCGCGGGGGATAGGTACCCTCTACCTACAGCAATTGACGCAGACACGGGCAGTAACTCGGTAAAGAGCTACAAGCTGAGTCCGAATGAACATTTCTCCCTAGATGTGCAGAGCGGAGGAGACCAGAGTGTGTCTGCTGAGTTAATGCTGCAAAAACccttagacagagagaaacagcctATTATAAAGCTAACTCTGACCGCGGTAGATGGTGGAAAACCTCCGAGATCAGGAACTTTACAAATTGTTGTTAACGTTGTAGATGTCAATGATAACACGCCAACATTTAGCAAAACACTTTATAAGATTAGTGTGAAAGAAAATGTTGTTATAGGTATGAACATTTTAACGCTGGAAGCAACAGATGAAGACGAGGGTCAGAACGCTGACATTATTTATAGTTTTATGAAGCGTGGTGGGAATGCTGCTGACAAATTCTCAATTGATTCAAAAAGTGGTGCAATTACCGTAAACTCTTATTTAGATCACGAGGACAACGCAGCCTATGAACTACGTGTACAAGCAACTGAccagggacattcaccccgcAGTGGGTATTCTAAAATATTAGTTGAAGTTATTGACATAAATGACAATGCCCCAGAAATATCAGTGACGTCACTCATGAGCCCAGTAAAAGAGAATGCTGAGATAGGAACAGTGGTTGCTTTGGTCACAGTGACAGACAAAGATGGAGGGAATAGTGGTATAACAAACTGTAAGCTACGTGGTACTACTCCCTTTAAACTGAAGTCCAATTATAAAAATTATTATTCTTTAGTGGTAGATGATTCCCTAGACAGAGAGAATGTTTCTCAGTATAACGTCACCATTACAGCTGCAGATGAAGggaccccacctctctccagcACCAGCGTTATTACTGTACACGTTTCAGATGTCAATGACAATATGCCACATTTCTCAGAACAGATGGTTAATGTTTATGTTAGAGAGAACAGTCCAGTCGGAGCTGTGGTTTATACCTTAACGGCTTTTGACCCCGACCTCGATGAAAACGCAAAGATAATTTACTCAGTGGACAGTTCTTCTAAAAGCTTTGAAATGTCTTCAGCTGTCAATATAAACTCAGAAACCGGTGACATTATCAGCCTGCAGTCTTTTAACTATGAAGAGTTAAAAACTTTCCAATTTAAAGTTCAGGCCACAGACTCTGGTGTTCCTCCGCTCAGCAGCAACGTCACCGTGAACGTTTATATCCTGGATGAAAATGACAACAGTCCCGGGATTCTCCCACCCTACGCTGAGCACGGCTCTGTTAACTCTGAGAACATTCCCTACTCTGCTGAAGCGGGCAACTTTGTGGCCAAGATCAGGGCTGTAGACGCAGACTCTGGCTACAATGCGCTGCTTTCTTATCAAATATCTGAGCCCAAAGGAACCAACCTCTTCCGCATTGGAACAAGCACTGGGGAAATACGGACTAAGAGGAGAATGAGTGACAATGACCTGAAAACTCACCCGTTGGTGGTGTTGGTTTCTGATAACGGAGAGCCCTCACTGTCAGCAACGGTGTCTATTGATGTAGTGGTGGTTGAAAGCACAGGTGAAATCCAGACTCAATTCAAACATGTACCTCTAAAGGAGGACATCTTCTCTGATTTAAACCTGTATTTGCTGATCGCCATTGCCTCAGTATCAGTGGTCTTTCTACTGAGCCTCATCAGTTTAATAGCTGTAAAATGCCACAGGACAGAGGGCACTTTCAACGGATACAGCCCCCCAATAATCACCACACACCCTGACGGGAGCTGGTCGTACTCTAAATCTACTCAGCAGTATGACGTGTGTTTCAgctcagacacactgaagagtgACGTGGTAGTATTCCCTGCACCGTTTCCACCTGTAGATGGGGAGTTGATCAGTATTAATGGAGGAGACACCTTTAACCGGACACAAACATTACCAAGTAAAGAGAAGGTAAGATAG